From the genome of Lotus japonicus ecotype B-129 chromosome 6, LjGifu_v1.2, one region includes:
- the LOC130725356 gene encoding protein FAR1-RELATED SEQUENCE 5-like translates to MIPEEVNRPNMEIVPSVDLTKAFTTSQAFESSKDLVNWAKAVGKEHGYVIIIQKSDYGSDKRRAVMTLGCERGGKYKPSTSVLKRNRTGTKKCNCPFRLRARRSNKDKMWTVLVHSGIHNHDTAEVLQGHSYVGRLNPEEKAMVGEMIEERVKASDILIAIRKHNPTNLTRIKQIYNEKQAYNRLKRGSLTEMQHLMKLLEEHKYAHWSRVQDGTDVVRSLFWAHPDSIHLFNEFPHVVILDSTYKTNRYRIPLLEMVGVTSTNLTYSIAFAYMQNEQKDEVVWAVNRLKDLIINKDNLPKVFVTDKDQVLMEALETVFPAARCLLCQFHVLKSVTGEMKKLVKDIETREDITDRWNRLMYAANEVEYDKAARVQRKLRKLALK, encoded by the exons ATGATACCTGAGGAAGTAAATAGGCCCAATATGGAGATTGTGCCTTCTGTGGATCTTACAAAAGCTTTCACCACTAGCCAA GCTTTTGAATCCTCCAAAGATCTTGTTAATTGGGCCAAAGCTGTAGGTAAAGAGCATGgctatgttattattattcagAAGTCGGACTATGGATCTGACAAAAGGAGGGCCGTGATGACACTAGGATGTGAGCGTGGCGGCAAATATAAACCATCCACATCGGTGTTAAAGCGAAATCGGACTGGAACTAAGAAGTGTAATTGTCCATTCAGGCTAAGGGCAAGGCGTAGTAATAAAGATAAAATGTGGACGGTGCTTGTGCATAGTGGGATCCATAATCATGACACTGCTGAGGTTTTGCAGGGTCACTCATATGTTGGCCGTCTAAATCCAGAGGAAAAGGCGATGGTGGGAGAAATGATTGAAGAAAGGGTCAAGGCCAGTGATATTTTGATTGCTATAAGGAAACACAACCCAACCAACTTGACTAGAATTAAACAGATTTACAATgagaagcaagcatacaacaggTTGAAGAGGGGATCGTTGACCGAGATGCAACACTTGATGAAGTTGTTGGAAGAACACAAATACGCACATTGGTCCAGGGTGCAGGATGGTACTGATGTGGTCAGATCTTTGTTTTGGGCACACCCTGATTCCATTCACTTATTCAATGAGTTTCCTCATGTTGTGATTCTGGATAGTACATACAAGACCAATAGGTACAGGATCCCTTTACTTGAGATGGTGGGGGTTACGTCGACAAATTTGACATACTCAATTGCTTTTGCGTACATGCAGAATGAGCAAAAGGATGAGGTTGTTTGGGCTGTGAATAGATTAAAAGACTTGATCATTAATAAGGACAATCTGCCGAAGGTCTTTGTTACAGACAAAGACCAAGTTTTGATGGAAGCATTGGAAACTGTTTTTCCCGCAGCTCGCTGTCTTCTATGTCAGTTTCATGTACTTAAGAGTGTAACTGGCGAGATGAAGAAACTTGTGAAAGACATTGAGACACGTGAAGACATTACTGATAGATGGAATCGATTGATGTATGCTGCCAACGAGGTTGAGTATGATAAAGCTGCCAGAGTACAACGCAAGCTccgcaaactggctctgaaatGA
- the LOC130725357 gene encoding protein MAIN-LIKE 1-like, giving the protein MPPRKTARVVGPSTEPTAPRDRSSTHASNRKRSEEANRGRGRGRGRNAEQEPAVQDQQDDEIMADQPDDDTEAEEETSGEEETSGEEEAEEDVGADLEAEFDEESGDEDDENRLWYEGGPFDLCLLTKYGEHIARDIWRSYKRPNYETRGVLKTYNHGRMCHPVVHHARYIRGAVHNAGLRWVMKCTSPSVDQSIISAFVERWHPETSSFHLPWGEMTITLEDVSALLHLPVEGEFFSFGNPTREEAAPAVAQLLDVDIELVMEEFDACRGPPLRFSFLQAIVEKHVEANNEVPACRAYMLRLIDMTLFCDKSNTYIGAVYLSLFEDVENASRWNWGAATLAYLYGQLGEASRNGAKSVAGYLSLLQSWVFAHFPGSLFERRDNPAYTPDRPVALTWEALRGTTEVAQKRMNLDTFPASSVIWRPYVEHYDHWPFPQVALYRGFIRHAGMIFPYLPDRVIRQFGRIQYVPDPPPSSVTCRECDRRFAHWNDHICHLSEEAAFPFQTTGEYTPWYIKVSHPYMVPDEYKGDRFAFLEVLTLVFAMWLTLRLCVCLCVY; this is encoded by the exons AT gcCTCCTAGGAAAACTGCCCGTGTTGTTGGTCCTTCTACTGAACCTACTGCTCCACGGGATCGTAGCTCCACTCATGCTTCTAACCGCAAACGGTCAGAAGAGGCTAATAGAGGAAGGGGTAGAGGAAGGGGTAGGAATGCTGAACAAGAGCCTGCTGTACAGGATCAGCAGGATGATGAGATTATGGCTGATCAGCCGGATGATGACACTGAGGCGGAGGAGGAGACTAGTGGTGAGGAGGAGActagtggtgaggaggaggcTGAGGAGGATGTCGGTGCTGACCTCGAGGCGGAGTTTGATGAGGAGTCTGGTGATGAGGACGATGAGAACAGGTTGTGGTATGAGGGAGGTCCGTTTGACCTTTGCTTGTTGACTAAGTATGGCGAACATATAGCTCGTGACATATGGAGGTCATACAAGCGGCCAAATTATGAGACTAGAGGTGTGCTCAAGACCTATAATCATGGGAGGATGTGTCATCCTGTAGTCCATCATGCTCGGTACATAAGGGGTGCGGTGCATAATGCAGGTTTGCGGTGGGTGATGAAATGCACAAGCCCGAGTGTTGACCAGAGCATTATTTCTGCTTTTGTTGAGCGATGGCATCCTGAGACGTCATCTTTCCACTTACCCTGGGGGGAAATGACGATCACACTTGAAGATGTCTCAGCATTACTCCACTTGCCCGTAGAGGGTGAGTTCTTCTCCTTTGGTAACCCGACTAGGGAAGAGGCGGCTCCTGCGGTTGCTCAGTTACTTGATGTGGACATTGAGCTTGTGATGGAGGAGTTTGATGCTTGTAGGGGTCCACCTCTTCGCTTTAGCTTTCTCCAAGCTATTGTGGAGAAACACGTAGAGGCCAACAATGAAGTTCCTGCATGCCGAGCTTATATGCTGCGGTTGATTGACATGACCCTTTTCTGTGACAAGAGCAACACATATATTGGTGCTGTGTATTTGTCTCTGTTTGAAGATGTTGAGAATGCATCAAGGTGGAATTGGGGAGCTGCCACTTTGGCTTACTTGTATGGTCAGCTCGGGGAGGCCAGTAGGAATGGTGCTAAGTCTGTTGCTGGTTATTTATCTCTTCTGCAG TCATGGGTGTTTGCCCACTTCCCCGGATCATTGTTTGAGCGCAGGGACAACCCTGCCTACACACCAGACAGGCCTGTTGCACTAACTTGGGAGGCGCTTCGAGGGACTACTGAGGTTGCGCAGAAGAGGATGAACCTGGATACGTTTCCGGCCAGTTCTGTGATTTGGAGACCTTATGTAGAGCACTATGATCACTGGCCCTTCCCTCAGGTTGCCTTGTATAGGGGATTTATCAGGCATGCCGGGATGATATTCCCATACCTCCCAGATCGAGTCATCAGGCAGTTTGGCCGGATCCAGTATGTGCCAGATCCCCCACCATCGTCAGTTACGTGCCGGGAGTGTGATCGTCGATTTGCGCACTGGAATGATCACATTTGCCATCTGTCGGAAGAAGCTGCTTTCCCTTTTCAGACCACTGGCGAATACACTCCTTGGTATATCAAGGTCTCACACCCTTACATGGTCCCAGATGAGTACAAAGGCGACCGCTTCGCATTTCTAGAGGTACTGACACTTGTTTTTGCCATGTGGCTTACATTACGATTATGTGTATGCCTATGTGTATATTGA